The Rosa rugosa chromosome 1, drRosRugo1.1, whole genome shotgun sequence genomic sequence agcaaaatcCGTGCTTCTCCAGACTttccggtgattgctctgctcaacctacaacgttgggtatcgattcggtgaacgcaaagagaccacaaccaaagtccttatccgtaaggcaagaagtcctttctcggaaggcatagaaaagaaccttgtgacgaggttggtgctctcctcgtccacatcgtttgagaagaagtcaagtcaagggacgccccgacgactgcaccccacggtgctggcacgctcgcgcattcaaaagagacagtttgtaccaGACTGATTTTGGGAGCCAAACAGATTGAATTTTGAGTCCGACccataatccaaaatctgaAACCCAGAAAGAGGAACCCAACGGCGAGGTTTGATTCTGATCCAGCGGTGGTGGTCAAAGCAACAAAGTTGAAGGAGTCGCAGCACCCAAACTATTGATCAGGATAAGAAGACTCTTGCTGCTCTCACTCTCAATGAATTGAAGCCGAGGAAGAGTATCGTTGTCTCTGAAGCAGTGGCAATGGGGCGTGGAATTACTCCGAAATTCTTCAATTCTATCATAAATCTCTCAAAAGGTAAGAAAGCTGGGGAGATAAATAGCTCAGAAAAGCTTGATTTCCTCGACAATGAATTATCCACATGGGGAGATGAGTTGATCTGATTTATTCCAAGGGAAATTATCGTTTAATTAACTTTTATCTTTCAGTAACAATAACGGTGTTAAAGTTTAGTTAAAGGCAAGTACAAGTGGCAATAAACCAAGGCAGTGATAGAATTGGGATAGGTTTATTGGGGACAGGTGATTTCCTCACGGAAGGGAGAGGAGAATAGAATTTAAATAGAATGAAagatgaaaaataataaattcatTGATATGTAATAATTAAGGATACATTCGGAAAATAAAAAAGTCAGTATGGTAAATATTAATGTTATAGTTTTAAGTGAAATAAGAGGACAAGTGTCAGTTAATGAGTGGGAAAGATAAAAAGGAAAGGTCGATAGGGAAGATTGCTAGCATTCTTCCACGGGGTTTTGTCTCAAAGCTAAATTTGAAGCAAgtgtcaaaacataaatttatTGAAAAATGAAGTTTATGTTTGAAACATGCGTCAACCATGGAAATCCACTCAATGCCTCGAGAAGTAACACTCTAAATTGTTAAATGGCATGAATTAGACGATGAAGATCTTGAGCCTTGACCTCAGAAATTGCGTAAAGTATCCAAATTCATAATATTTTTAACGTTTAAAACATTTTAGCAGGTTGAACTTTTTCACAAACGAGTTGCCATGTGTTCATTTCGTGTTAGCAAATTGATATACTAATGCCCCGGATATTAAATAAGTCTTACCAGGTTGACATACAATTATATAAATTACCTACTTCTTAACCGTGCGAATTCAACATGTTTTATCTCGTGCGGATTTCGAATCAAATCGTGTTAGTGGGTGGTAGTAAAACTAATTAAATCAAAGCCCTTTACTGTGTCTCGTTCCGCCAGTTCATTTCCCGCCAACAGTCGTCAAACTTGTGTGCCCTAATTGTTCAAAATCTACTTtaccaatctctctctctctctctctctctctctctctctgcgccaAATCGCTCTCTCATGGCGACTCAGAAACTCACAGACTATGAGCGCAAGAGGCTCGAGAACATTCGCCGGAACGAGGAATTGATGGCTTCCCTGAAGCTCCAATCCATGGCCACCCAACTCTCTGCCTCAACCAAACGCCCCAGGTAATAATCCCTCACACCCTCCAACTCTATGCAATTCACTATTCCTCTCAAAAACGCGATTTTTATTTCTTCggtaatttgaaaaaaaaaaaaaaaattcccaaattCTGATTTCTAGGGTTGAGACCAAATCGTACAAGGTCAATTCGGAGAAGCAGCCCAAGACCCAGGACCCAACTGTTATCAGGCGTTCTCTACGCACCAGAGGATTACCACCCGATGCGAAAGGACTaggtggtgatggtgatgatgactCTGTGGTGAAGACCCTAGAATCTGTAGACCCTAAGGCATCGGCTCGCAAATTGGGTCCTCTTAGTATGAGAGATGTGTATAGCGGAGTATCGGATAGAGCTCTGATTGAGGCCATTTTGGGTGTTGAGAAGAAACCCCAATTGGGTTTGGAAGTTAACGGTGAATTTGGGGATTGCAAAGAGGAGAGATCAAGTGGTGCATTTATCTTAGTTGGTGGGGTTAGTTGTGATTTGAGTAAGAAATTAGAAGAAGGAGGAGTTGAGAGTGATTTGAAGGTGGAGTCTTTGACTCTGAATGAGGAGAATGTAGCCCGAGTTGTGCCGGGGAATGTCATGAATGTGAGATTTTTTCCGAGTACTAGTTTGAGGATGGTTGTGGTTGGGAATAAGGCTGGGAATGTTGGATTTTGGAATGTTGATTCTAAGGAAGGGGAGGAAGGTGGGATATGTATGTATCACCCACATTCTGGTCCCATTTCGGGGATTTCTGTTCACCAAGATTGCATGTCAAAGGTAACTTAACATTTCTTTGTATGGTTTCAAATTATTTGTCATTTGAATATAGTTAACTTCATTAGGCTTTTGGTTTATAGTAGATTTCATAAATTGTCTTGGTTGGAATGTTGCCAATTGTTCCATATGCATCCAAAATGGGGTTGAACTTTGTCATGCTGAATTTCTGACTGACTAATGACTTGGAAACTGAGTTTGATTATGATAAGGCAACAACTCCTTTGGCACTATTTTCCTGCACTCTCAGGTTTTGATGTTATAGCTAACATATGATCGTTGAATTAAAGTGCAGATCTTTACTAGTTGCTATGATGGATTTATCCGATTGATGGATGCTGAGAAAGAGGTGTTTGATCTAGTATATTCAAGTGGTGAGACTATATATTCTCTCGCTCAACAGTCAAACAATGCAAAGTGTTTATACTTTGCTGAGGGTCGTGGAGGTATAAGTATGTGGGACGAGAGAACAGGAAACATCTCAGCCCAATGGAGTCCGCATGATGATAGAATCAATTCCATAGACTTTAACTCAGAAAATTCAAACATCATCACCACTAGTTCAACAGATGGAACCGCCTGCATTTGGGATTTGAGATGTATTGATGCAGATAAATTCAAAAGTTTGAAGACAATTGGCCACAAAAGGGCTGTGCATTCTGCCTACTTCTCACCTTCTGGAAGGTCGCTAGTGACGACAAGGTGACTATATTCTGTTGTTATTAAGAGGAATATCTTATGTCCCCACTGTAACATGCATGCTAGAATGAATTCATCATGTGCTTAACAAATACAGTTTGCTATATATTTGAGATCAATGTTGATCAACATGCACCCGTAGGCTTTATGAGTATGTTAGCTTTTGTAGTTTCCTATCCTATAAATGCTGTTTATGAAATGTTAGGGATATGTGGTTCCTAACAACTTCCTGATTTTGCACATTCCTTTTTGTGTTCTGCATGTCATTCTACTTTTCTGGCTCAGTAGCTTGGTTCTGTCAATAGTTGCTTTTCTCTATGGAATTTGACAAATTGTGGATATAGAGAGTATGGATGAGATGACGCCATTTGAATTATTCTTCTAGGCTGCAATACTCTGCTGTACTATTAATGTTTTGGGGTCTAATGTTACTCAAATAATGTGTAAATGGTGATTAATGACAAGAATCCAAATGAATGTCACTAACTTTCTGACCTCTTCATGCAGTCTTGATGACACAGTTGGTATATCAAGTGGAGTTAATTTTGAGGACATATCAAGGATATCCCATGACAATAATACAGGCAGATGGATTCCTAAGTTCAAGTAAGATTTCCACCAGATTTTCATATGCTGATGTAATTTTTCTTCGTCTAAATCTTCTGTTTTATATAATCTGTCTTCATTTATTACATTTTGTGAGCTTTATGTAAAACCCTGAGCAGTGTTTCAATTACTTTGACTTTGGTTATGTACATCTTCTGGAAAGTATTATGAGCATGAAAGGGAGTCTCTTTCTGATTGCTATTAACACTTTGCACATGTGGTTTTTGAATATGTACAGTACTAAATTTTGCTAACATGAAAAAGGGATTGCTTTCTGACTTTAACACTGCGACAGGGCAATATGGGGCTGGGATGATGCACATGTCTTCATCGGAAATAAGAATAGAGGAATCGATGTTATCTCCCACCTTCAAAGAAGAGCAGTTTTCACTTTAAAGAGCCCATATATGTCTGCAATTCCGTGTAGATTGGCTGCTCACCCTTATAATGTTGGGATGCTAGCAGGAGCTACAGGTGGAGGCCAAGTTTATGTATGGACATTGGGATAAGAAACTTAGCATCGCTCAACGGACTCTGTACTTTCATAATTAGGGCAAGCATGATCAGCTTTGTACCTTTAAGTTGTTCTTACTGTTGGTTTTCGCTTGAGTTGAGCTTTGTTGGTATTCCATAGATTCATTTTTGAAGAGCTTTTCTATGAATAGTTTTTGCAGGTTCTAAAGCATATGTCATACCTTCGTAAAACtcaacaaaaaggaaaaaacaagacCCCAGAAAAATCTATGAAACAAAGTCAAACGAGTGCTGCTTGAAGAAACACATCCATAACACAGAATGCACCAGATAACCCAGGTGAAAATCAACCATTTCAAGATAATAACTATCAACAGATAATAGGAATCTGGCTTCTGCCAAGAACACAAAGCACTTTCTAAAGCAAGAAAGTAATGGGCAAATTAACCTTCAAATGCCGAGTCAAAATTCCATCACTAGAATGTGTCAAttattgttttgttattttccaaGAGGTTAATTCATATGGAATTAATTATTCGTTACACGAAAGCACAGCTTGTGACATCAACTTCCCAAGCCAACCATGCTACAACAATCCCCTTGAACCAAGCCCTCCAAATAACCAGTATTTGCAAGTTTGATTTTGACCTATAATGTTATTGACACAACCCAAAAGAGGAAGTGACCCATGAGGAGTGAGTGGTGGCATTGCCCTAAGGCCAGCCCTGGCTCCAATACAGGTCCAATCTTTTACAACTGGATAAATGCCGCATGCCTTTGGTAGAagctctttaagggcttctgtAGCTTCATCTGCAGATACATTTGATGATGAATTTCTTGATTTCCATTCCCATGTTGAGCCCATATACAAACTCCGAGGTCCTTGGACAGCAAGCCAAGCATCTGACAATATTGAGGGGCCAAAGCCTGGATACTCCCCTCTTCAACACAGAATTTTAGACAGATAAGTCGTAGATATAGAACACAGGATATTTGAGCATTTAGATGCTAAACCAAAAAAATCTAAGTAATGTCAATTGAGATGTGAAACTCAACAGCCCAAAGTTATATTCATCAAGCCTGTTTGTGTATAAATATAGAGCATGGAAAAATGCTTTTACCCCATGTTATCAGGAAGCTGCAGATGTGCAACGACACCTCTGCATGTCCTCAATGGAAGCCTCCCAGGAGCTCAGGAAGCAGATCTGCTTTGGCTCCTAGACATACAATTACTGCCTGGTATTCCCCTGATGTTAAATGTAATCAAATACTAACAAGATAGGAAATATAGAAGCTCTAAAACTGTAGAACCATTTAATACTACTGCATTGCAAGCTGACATTTTCAGAAGAAcagagaaacaaagaaagaaagagagatgccAAGAATCATTTATGATAGATGCACCAATAGAATTGGGAACCACTTTGAATAACTTAACTCTTAAATGATGCactgtaaatttttttttgaaaggatttgattttattagatatcaaagccataagaaacaggccagagtctaacagaacttacataagaaaaccCGGAACAAAccggataacctatctaagccactcTAAACTCATTAAgatctaaagggacgctcgctgaacaGCAAGCCTAAACTAAGCAAGAGTAGTCTCGCTCTCTAAGGAAaaaatattcatctagtctaatttgccagtcacgcaattgtggtacaaataacaactagaaacgtcttagaaAAGACTATAGAAGTTTACCCCTACTTCAAAAGACTTGAGTCCAgaatgtctagaagcttgtgggACCTAAGCAAGCGCAGGTCCCTTCCCCGCAGGGTTGGAACCAACACCCTCTACAGCCTCCTTTGttgccaacaacctcggcatcaggttgcTCCTCGGGCCCTTCTGGAGATTCTGCAGTATAAAGCCCAAATTGAGTCCCCTATACATAGGCTCAATCAGCGGCCCATGCAAATCAGGCCCAAATCCAGCCACAACCTCATGCCCAATCAAAGTCAGCGGCCTAGTATCCAGCCCGGTCAAACCAGTGGTCAGCCCTAGGTCAAACCTAAGGTTCCCCGCCGGTTCTTCCAATCTTTCTTCTTGCTCGCAGCCCTTCACTGCAGTCACCTCCAGGACCGGTAAAACAATCCCAGCCAACTCCAGGTCCTGTCCAATCACCGCCGGTGTCACGGCAAACCCTCCTGCCGCCTTCATCCGCCCAGATCTGACATTGACCAACCAACTCCGACACCACAACACATGGCCGGATCGTCGACACCAAAGCCGCAGTTCCGATTCGATCCGCCGACCCACGGCCAAAAAAACACCCTCAGTTGAGAATCCCATCAACCGGAGCCTTCGAGAATCTTGGTCGAGATCCTGACGTCGTTGCAGAAGAGACCACAGACTCTTCAATCCCACGTCGCCGTTATCTCGCCTTTGCCTGGACTGGAGAGCACGAGGCTCGCCGCCGCCATCACGAAAACGAATTTTCGCTGTACCGGGTCGCTCCGCAGGTTTCGGAGACCCCTTTGCCATCTTTTTTAAATGATGCACTGTAATGGCCCTGCGGAGAGGGAGATTCCGCTAAATATTTAACCAAAagtattaaatatatgtttattaataaagactaatctcataataatataactatagaatgaaggaaagaataatagatactgtttgaacccaaaatgaacattttggcctgacaaggcatgtgttggagaaattgagccaatgtcagtggctcaagctatatattgtcgacaagctcgaaatatatatttagaggctaaataaagcctactatggaagcatggaagcatgaaaagttaactttagcacattttcctacttcggctaggagaaaccgagctaaacaaggaaggaggggcggaagactaaccaaataaaatctaaatgagctaaacctttccagattaatactagacatcccaaggataatttcttatgaagagtgacagagctagttttgagtggaagaccttcaaacaatcagtccagttttctacagaagcaaaactagaaaactggacctgtaagagttccagcagcatttccggcccaactacatggaataaagctctgaaactttgtcaggatgatctacactcatagtggaacattttttatgaagaagtcgaaggctcattctgaagtcttgttggagaaataattgaaggaataaaggggcagaaactgacctaaaaccagcttaatattcacatgttcatgtttcctacccacatgaagaaagctagatgcttttctttttttccttggatatatttttctactacaatctctttaatagatcatcatcacttccatgtttctgcaccttcatgctttgctttcatttcatcatttctctatcttttccatattttacaaatcactttcatactccactttcattattttttttccactcatcatttcactcttctttttcttccctatataaacactttctcctctcattctagagacacattcacaacatcaaaacatctctaagatgatctaagttctctctagagcaacctctctaagagcaactcatctccttctctttctcttaccggtgatcacactcctagtcctagtcttctcagaagccgacttttagtgccaccaaaccctctgccaacgtacttcggtcctagtctcctcgggagccgacggtagtgccgcaaccacaatgattacagaaccagccaagcaagggtaacgccctagcaacccagccaagctaaagtcacgctttagcaagttcttctcacttcccagtggttctcgctctgctcgatctacaacatcgagtatcgattgtgattttcaagaagctcagcaaaagtcctcgccacgaggcacaaagaatcccgcgacgaggttggtgctctcctcgtctacaatcgctcaacagaagtcaggtcaatggacatccccgacgaccgcacccgacggtgctggcacgcccgcgcaagaaaagagactgttgaccagctgcaacaaaattggagccaaacagatactaaatcttcattatattaataaagattaatctcacaataatatactaaaaacaatatattttgagtttttttttttctttctttcttatagtggaatataaaaaattatttgaaatctaatcttaaaaaactaagattaagaaaaacgttgtagaacttaatttattttaattttctaaatagtaaccacgtggtgtggtgtgttggtcgaatggcctagtctggaacccccaggtctagcgttcgaatccccgctccatcccgtggccagcagatttgagggaccatttgggttcgtgcgtctgcggtgcagtggattagtttggctttgccaggctttcgccgcaatgtcggtacAGGTGTCCTGGCgatgggataccactgcatgggtgtgtgtgttactaacaactaacccgatcaaaaaaaaaaaaaaaaattctaaatagttaaataaaattaatttttatttgttcaaattaatatttttaaatcgtgctttatagtggataggcacgagcacggctcgttattgacccggcacgagcacggcccggcacgatatgggctcgggccaggcttaatgtttaagtaaatgggccggcacgataataaatgggccggcccaaacacagcacgaagcacgactaggcccgcttaaaatgagccgggccggcccgtttgccacctctacttcTTAATCGTGCGAATTCAACCCATTTTATTTTGTGCGGATTTCGAATTAAATCGTGTCAGTGGGTGGTGGCAAAACTAACTAAATTAAAGCCCTCTACTGTGTCTCGTTCATTTCCCGCCAGTTCATTTCCCGCCAACAGTCGTCAAACTTGTGTGCCCTAATTGTTCAAAATCTACTTtaccaatctctctctctctctctctctctctctctgctccaAATCGCTCTCTCATGGCGATTCGGAAAATCACAGACTATGAGCGCAAGAGGCTCGAGAACATTCGTCGAAACGAGGGATTGATGGCTTCCCTGAAGCTCCAATCCATGGCCACCCAACTTTCTGCCTCAACCAAACGCCCCAGGTAATAATCCCTCACACCCTCCAACTCTATGCAATTCACCATTCCTCTCAAAAACccgatttttaatttttcggTAATATTTGGAAAAGAGAAAAACCTCAAATTTCTGATTTCTAGGGTTGACACCAAACCGTATTCGGAGAAGCAACGCAAGACACGGGACCCAACTGTTATCAGGCGTTCTCTACGCACCAGAGGATTACCGCCCAAAGGACTAGGTGGTGATGACCCTAAGGCATTGTGTCGCAAATTGGGTCCTCTTAGTATGAGAGATGTGTATAGCGGAGTATCAGATAGAGCTCTGATTGAGGCCATTATGGGTGTTGAGAAGAAGCCCCAATTGGGTTTGGAAGTTAAAGGTGAATTTGGGGGTTGCAAGGAGGAGAGATCAAGTGGTGCATTTACCTTAGTTGGTGGGGTTAGTTGTGATTTGAGTAAGAAATTAGGAGGAGCTGAGAGTGATTTGAAGGTGGAATCTTTGACTCTGAATGAGGAGAATGTAGCCCGGGTTGTGCCGGGGAATGTCATGAATGTGAGGTTTTTTCCAAGTACTAGTTTGAGAATGGTTGTGGTTGGGGATATGGCTGGGAATGTTGGATTTTGGAATGTTGATTCTAAGGAAGGGGAGGAAGGTGGGATCTGTATGTATCGTCCACATTCTGGTCCCATTTCGGGGATTTCTATTCACCAAGATTGCATGTCAAAGGTAACTTAACATTTCTTTGTATGGTTTCAAATTatttgtcgtttgaatatgtttaaCTTGATTAGGCTTTTGGTTTATAGTAGATTTCATAAATTGTCTTGGTTGGAATGTTGCCAATTGTTCCATATGCATCCAAAATGGGGTTGAACTTTGTCATGCTGAATTTCTGACTGACTAATGACTTGGAAACTGAGTTTGATTATGACAAGGCAACAACTCCTTTGGCACTATTTTCCTGCACTCTCAGGGTTGATGTTATAGCTAACATATGATTGTTGAATTAAAATGCAGATCTTTACTAGTTGCTGTGATGGATTTATCCGATTGATGGATGCTGAGAAAGAGGTGTTTGATCTAGTATATTCAACTGGTAAGACTATATATTCTCTCGGTCAACAGTCAAACAATGCAAAGTGTTTATACTTCGCTGAGGGTCGTGGAGGTGTAAGTATGTGGGACGAGAGAACAGGAAACATCTCAGCCCAGTGGAGTCCGCATGATGATAGAATCAATTCCATAGATTTTAACTCAGAGAACTCAAACATCATCACCACTAGTTCAACAGATGGAACTGCCTGCATTTGGGATTTGAGATGTGTTGATGCAGATAAATTCAAAAGTTTGAAAACAATTGGCCACAAAAGGGCTGTGTATTCTGCCTACTTCTCGCCTTCTGGAAGGTCGCTAGTGACGACAAGGTGACTATATTCTGTTGTTATTGAGAGGAATATCTTATGTCCGTACTGTAACTTGCATGCTAGAATGAATTCATCATGTGCTTAACAAATACAGTTTGCTATATATTTGAGATCAATGTTGATCAACATGCACTTGTATGAGTATGTTAGCTTTTGTTGTTTCCTATCTTATAAATGCTGTTCTCTGCCTATCATTCTACTTTTCTGGCTCAGTAGCTTGGTCCTGTAAATAGTTGCTTTTCTCTATGGAATTCGACAAATTGTGGATATAGAGAGTGCCATTTGAATTATTCTGCCAGGCTGCAACACTGTTGTATTATTAATGTTTTGGGGTCTAGTGTTACTCAAATAATCTGTAAATGGTGATTTATGACAAGAATCTTAATAGATGTCACTAACTCTCTGACCTCTTCATGCAGCCTTGATGGCACAGTTGGTATATCAAGTGGAGTTAATTTTGAGGACATATCAATGATATCCCAAGATAATAAAGGCGGATGGATTCCTAAGTTCAAGTAAGATTTCTACCAGATTGTCATATGCTGATGTAATTTTTCTTCGTCTAAATCTTCTGTTTTATATAATCTGTCTTCATTTTTCAGTCTGTGAGCTTTATGTAATACTCTGAGCAGTGTTTCAGTTACTTTGACTTTGGTTATGTACATCTTCTGGAAAGTATTATGAGCATGAGAGGGAGTCTCTTTCTGATTGCTATTAACACTTTGCATATGTGGTTTTTGAATATGTACGGTACTAAATTTTGCTAACATGAAAAAGGGATTGCTTTCTGACTTCTTTAATACTGCGACAGCGCAATATGGGGCTGGGATGATGCATATGTCTTCATCGGAAATAAGAAGAGAGGAATCGATGTTATCTCCCACTTTCAAAGGAGAGCGGTTTTCACTTTAAAGAGCCCATATATGTCTGCAGTTCCGTATAGATTGGCTGCTCACCCTTATAATGTTGGGATGCTAGCAGGAGCAACAGGTAGAGGCCTAGTTAATGTATGGACATTGGGATAAGAAACTCAG encodes the following:
- the LOC133726920 gene encoding uncharacterized protein LOC133726920 isoform X1; protein product: MATQKLTDYERKRLENIRRNEELMASLKLQSMATQLSASTKRPRVETKSYKVNSEKQPKTQDPTVIRRSLRTRGLPPDAKGLGGDGDDDSVVKTLESVDPKASARKLGPLSMRDVYSGVSDRALIEAILGVEKKPQLGLEVNGEFGDCKEERSSGAFILVGGVSCDLSKKLEEGGVESDLKVESLTLNEENVARVVPGNVMNVRFFPSTSLRMVVVGNKAGNVGFWNVDSKEGEEGGICMYHPHSGPISGISVHQDCMSKIFTSCYDGFIRLMDAEKEVFDLVYSSGETIYSLAQQSNNAKCLYFAEGRGGISMWDERTGNISAQWSPHDDRINSIDFNSENSNIITTSSTDGTACIWDLRCIDADKFKSLKTIGHKRAVHSAYFSPSGRSLVTTSLDDTVGISSGVNFEDISRISHDNNTGRWIPKFKAIWGWDDAHVFIGNKNRGIDVISHLQRRAVFTLKSPYMSAIPCRLAAHPYNVGMLAGATGGGQVYVWTLG
- the LOC133726921 gene encoding uncharacterized protein LOC133726921, which produces MAIRKITDYERKRLENIRRNEGLMASLKLQSMATQLSASTKRPRVDTKPYSEKQRKTRDPTVIRRSLRTRGLPPKGLGGDDPKALCRKLGPLSMRDVYSGVSDRALIEAIMGVEKKPQLGLEVKGEFGGCKEERSSGAFTLVGGVSCDLSKKLGGAESDLKVESLTLNEENVARVVPGNVMNVRFFPSTSLRMVVVGDMAGNVGFWNVDSKEGEEGGICMYRPHSGPISGISIHQDCMSKIFTSCCDGFIRLMDAEKEVFDLVYSTGKTIYSLGQQSNNAKCLYFAEGRGGVSMWDERTGNISAQWSPHDDRINSIDFNSENSNIITTSSTDGTACIWDLRCVDADKFKSLKTIGHKRAVYSAYFSPSGRSLVTTSLDGTVGISSGVNFEDISMISQDNKGGWIPKFNAIWGWDDAYVFIGNKKRGIDVISHFQRRAVFTLKSPYMSAVPYRLAAHPYNVGMLAGATGRGLVNVWTLG
- the LOC133726920 gene encoding uncharacterized protein LOC133726920 isoform X2, with the protein product MATQKLTDYERKRLENIRRNEELMASLKLQSMATQLSASTKRPRVETKSYKVNSEKQPKTQDPTVIRRSLRTRGLPPDAKGLGGDGDDDSVVKTLESVDPKASARKLGPLSMRDVYSGVSDRALIEAILGVEKKPQLGLEVNGEFGDCKEERSSGAFILVGGVSCDLSKKLEEGGVESDLKVESLTLNEENVARVVPGNVMNVRFFPSTSLRMVVVGNKAGNVGFWNVDSKEGEEGGICMYHPHSGPISGISVHQDCMSKIFTSCYDGFIRLMDAEKEVFDLVYSSGETIYSLAQQSNNAKCLYFAEGRGGISMWDERTGNISAQWSPHDDRINSIDFNSENSNIITTSSTDGTACIWDLRCIDADKFKSLKTIGHKRAVHSAYFSPSGRSLVTTSLDDTVGISSGVNFEDISRISHDNNTGRWIPKFKDCFLTLTLRQGNMGLG
- the LOC133744620 gene encoding uncharacterized protein LOC133744620, which translates into the protein MGGEYPGFGPSILSDAWLAVQGPRSLYMGSTWEWKSRNSSSNVSADEATEALKELLPKACGIYPVVKDWTCIGARAGLRAMPPLTPHGSLPLLGCVNNIIGQNQTCKYWLFGGLGSRGLL